From a single Sphaeramia orbicularis chromosome 4, fSphaOr1.1, whole genome shotgun sequence genomic region:
- the LOC115418239 gene encoding LOW QUALITY PROTEIN: LIM/homeobox protein Lhx9-like (The sequence of the model RefSeq protein was modified relative to this genomic sequence to represent the inferred CDS: inserted 4 bases in 3 codons) translates to MEVVGCKTEAGSCTLRPGPGAMLFHWISGDHIQGIMEEMERRSKXESRLAKGMQLNGRESTMPSMSPEKPALCAGCGGKISDRYYXAVDKQWHLRCLKCCECKLALESELTCFAKDGSIYCKEDYYRRFSVQRCARCHLGISASEMVMRARDSVYHLSCFTCTTCNKTLTTGDHFGMKDSLVYCRLHFETLVQGPDYHPQLNFAELAAKGGGLSLPYFNGTGTAQKGRPRKRKSPAMGIDIPSYNTGCNENDTDHXDRDQQAYPPTQKTKRMRTSFKHHQLRTMKSYFAINHNPDAKDLKQLAQKTGLTKRVLQVWFQNARAKFRRNVLRQENGGVDKADGTSLPPPSSDSGALTPPSSAATLTDLTNPSITVVTSVTSSLDSHDSGSPSQTTLTNLF, encoded by the exons ATGGAAGTTGTGGGCTGCAAAACAGAGGCAGGCAGTTGCACGTTGCGTCCAGGACCGGGAGCCATGCTTTTCCACTGGATCTCCGGGGATCACATCCAAGGGATCATGGAGGAGATGGAGAGAAGGTCGA CGGAGTCGCGCCTGGCGAAGGGCATGCAGCTCAACGGGAGAGAGTCG ACCATGCCTTCTATGAGCCCGGAGAAACCTGCCCTGTGCGCCGGCTGTGGCGGCAAGATTTCGGATAGATACTA GGCCGTGGACAAACAGTGGCACTTGCGTTGTCTCAAATGCTGTGAATGTAAACTAGCGCTGGAGTCGGAGCTAACGTGTTTTGCCAAGGATGGGAGTATCTATTGCAAGGAGGATTACTACAG AAGGTTCTCCGTGCAGAGGTGCGCGCGTTGCCACCTCGGGATATCGGCCTCGGAGATGGTGATGCGAGCGCGCGACTCCGTGTATCACCTGAGCTGCTTCACGTGCACCACCTGCAACAAGACGCTGACCACAGGTGACCACTTCGGGATGAAGGACAGCCTGGTGTACTGCCGGCTCCACTTCGAGACGCTGGTGCAGGGACCGGATTACCATCCACAGCTCAATTTCGCCGAGCTGGCGGCCAAGGGCGGCGGCCTCAGCCTGCCCTACTTCAACGGCACCGGCACGGCCCAGAAGGGGAGGCCGAGGAAGAGGAAGAGCCCGGCCATGGGGATAGATATACCCAGCTACAACACAG GCTGTAATGAGAACGACACCGACC TGGACCGGGACCAGCAGGCCTACCCCCCAACGCAGAAGACCAAACGCATGCGCACCTCCTTCAAGCACCATCAGCTGCGAACAATGAAATCCTACTTCGCCATCAACCACAACCCAGATGCCAAGGATTTAAAGCAGCTGGCCCAGAAAACAGGCCTCACTAAGAGAGTCCTACAG GTTTGGTTCCAAAACGCAAGAGCCAAATTCAGAAGGAACGTTTTGCGACAGGAGAATGGAGGTGTTGATAAGGCTGATGGCACCTCACTCCCTCCACCCTCATCCGACAGTGGGGCCCTGACCCCCCCCTCCAGCGCGGCCACACTAACAGACCTGACAAACCCCTCTATCACTGTAGTGACCTCCGTCACCTCTAGTTTGGACAGCCATGATTCGGGGAGCCCTTCACAAACTACCTTGACAAACCTTTTCTAA